The DNA window GGCGGCGAGGGCGTCCGCCGCGGCGGACAAGGCCCCTTCGAGCCGCGCGCGGTCCATCGCCGCGTCGAGCACGTCGCCGCGCAGCCGCTCCCGCGCCGGGCCGAGGATCGCGTCGAGCCGTCCCCCGCGGTCGAGCGCCCGCGCCAGCAGAGGCGACGCCCGGTGGGCCCGCGCCTCGTCCACGATTTCGAGGACGCCGGCGTCGGAGGCCGAGATCACGCGGTCGGTGTGCGGATCGCCCGGATGGAGTGCGGCGAGCAGGCGCGCCAGCGCTGAGTTGGGGTCCAGTTCGCCCTTGGGCATCGAAATCTCCGGGTTCGGCCGCTCCGCGGCGAAAACTCCATTATCCCACTGGATCGGCCGGCGGGGGAACGCGGGTGCTGACCGCGGTCTCCCACGCCGCCTGAGCCCGTCCGGAGAGGCCGCGGAGGACGCCGGCGACCGCGGCGACGTTGACCATCGCCAGATAGAGCGGGACGCGCGCGGCGCGGCGCAGCGGCCCGGGCAGCGGCAGCAGCCCGAGCGGCGCGCAGACCAGCGGCGCCGCGGCCAGCGCCGCGACGGCCGCCGCGGCGGGCGAGCCGAGGGCCGCGCCGGCGAGGCCGGCGGCGAGGCCGAAGGCCCAGAAGGCGGGCGCCGCGTACCGCAGCAGCTTGTGCGAGGCGTAGGCCCAACGAATCCGCCCCGGCAGCGGCGCGAGTCCCAGCCAGCGCCAGCAGGCGACCTGCTGGGCGATGATCCGCACCTTCCGCGCGTACTCCTCGCCGAGCGAGCCGGCCGCCCGTTCGAACGCCCGCGCCCCGGCGGCGATCACCGTCGTCCGGCCGGCGGCGGCGGCGAGGAGCGGCTCCGCCGCGTCGCCGGAGATCGTCGGGGGGAGCGGCCGCCACAGTTCGCGCCGCAGGGCGTAGATGCCGCCGTTGGCGACGGCGAGCAGGCCGCGCGCCGCCTCGACCCGCTTGCACCAACTCTCGAAG is part of the bacterium genome and encodes:
- a CDS encoding glycosyltransferase gives rise to the protein MTTNAAALLALSAALSLAVVAYAYVGYPLAARLVPRRRARSGFPAAAPLPFVTVLVAARNEAPVIEARLADLLAQDYPADRFEVIVVSDASDDGTDALVAAVADPRVRFFRQERRGGKTAAINLAAPAARGSILVQTDANVSFSRGALAALARAFDDPEVGVALGEVSFCNADRPDVAGGEGLYWRFESWCKRVEAARGLLAVANGGIYALRRELWRPLPPTISGDAAEPLLAAAAGRTTVIAAGARAFERAAGSLGEEYARKVRIIAQQVACWRWLGLAPLPGRIRWAYASHKLLRYAAPAFWAFGLAAGLAGAALGSPAAAAVAALAAAPLVCAPLGLLPLPGPLRRAARVPLYLAMVNVAAVAGVLRGLSGRAQAAWETAVSTRVPPPADPVG